TGCGCCCACGCAGGCATTGTCAACACTGTGAACTATGCCCGGAAGGTTACGGGCGTGGATAAGGTTTATGCCGTCATGGGCGGATTCCACCTCTCCGGACCGGACCAGGCGCCTGTTGTCAAACCCACTATTGAGTCCCTGACAGAAATTGACCCGGCCTGGATCGTGCCCACCCACTGCACCGGGCGTGATGCCACAGCAATGTTTGAACAGGCCTTTGGCGATCGTTTTATCCTGAACATGGCCGGCACCCAGCTGACTTTTGCCGCCGAACAGTAAGATTTTAAATAGTGCCCGAACGAAAACCAGGATTTTTCGTCAAGGTCAAGGACGGCGAAAATTTTAACCACAGGAATACTCGACGTATTTTGAGGATTAAAATTTGAGCCGGACGCAGAGATTGGCGGAAAAGACGGTTTTCGTTCAGGCACTAAATATGATTGACATATCCTTTCATGGCGCGTATAGAAAAACGCCATGAAAGGATATAAATCCCCCATACTGCCGCCGCCTTAACGACTCCCGTTTCTTTTGTCGTCACAACCCTTTTTGTCCTTTAAACAGGATTTTATCAAACACGGTACCAGAAAAACCCGGACCGAAAATTCAACAGAGTTGCATACATGAACGCGATATCAGAAAAACAAAACCGTCAGGAGACGGAACGGCGCCGCACCTTTGGCATCATCAGCCACCCGGATGCCGGCAAAACCACGTTAACGGAAAAACTGCTGCTGTTTGGCGGCGCCATTCAGATGGCCGGATCGGTCAAGGCACGCAAGGCAAGCCGGCATGCCGCCAGCGACTGGATGGCCATCGAGCAGGCCAGGGGCATATCCGTAACCAGCTCAGTGATGCAGTTTTCCTACCGGGATTGCCAGATCAACCTGCTGGACACCCCGGGGCACCAGGATTTCTCCGAAGATACCTACCGGGTGCTGACCGCGGTGGACAGCGCGGTCATGGTGATTGACAGCGTCAAGGGCGTTGAACCCCAGACCCGTAAGCTCATGGAAGTCTGCCGGATGCGAAACACCCCGATCATCACCTTTATCAACAAGCTTGACCGGGAGGGCATGGCGCCGCTTGATATCATCGATGATATTGAAAACACTTTGCAGATCGAATGCGCCCCCCTGTCCTGGCCCATTGGCATGGGCAAGCGGTTTAAGGGCACCTACAACCTGTACCGCAAGGAACTCAACCTGTTTACCCCGGGACAGGAACGCCTGCCCGATGATGTTTTGACCATCCGGGACACAAGCGACCCCAGGCTGGATGAAATCCTCGGCAGCCAGGCAGCCGAACTGCGCCAGGACGTGGAACTGCTGGAAGGGGCTGCCAATCCCTTTGATATGGAGGATTTTTTAAACGGCAGTCAAACTCCGGTTTTTTTCGGCAGCGCCATCAACAATTTCGGCGTTCGCGAACTGCTGGACACTTTTGTGGAAATCGCTCCGCCGCCCCAGCCCCGGCCGGCTGCCACCCGCATGGTTTATCCTGAGGAAAAGGAGTTTTCCGGGTTTGTATTTAAAATCCAGGCCAACATGGATCCGGCCCACAGAGACAGGATCGCGTTTCTGCGCATCTGTTCCGGCAGGTTTGAACGCGGAATGCGGGTGCGCCACCACCGGACCGGAAAAACCGTCCAACTGGCCAATCCCATCACGTTTATGGCCCAGGACCGGGAATTTGCCGAAGAAGCCTGGCCCGGCGACATTATCGGCATCCACAACCACGGCACAATTTGTATCGGGGATACGTTTTCGGAAAAAGAACTCCTGTGGTTTACCGGAGTGCCCAGCTTTGCCCCGGAACATTTCCGCCGGGTGCGCCTTAAGTCCCCCCTCAAGGCCAAGCAGCTGAAAAAAGGGGTTCACCAATTG
The Desulfosalsimonas propionicica DNA segment above includes these coding regions:
- a CDS encoding peptide chain release factor 3, with translation MNAISEKQNRQETERRRTFGIISHPDAGKTTLTEKLLLFGGAIQMAGSVKARKASRHAASDWMAIEQARGISVTSSVMQFSYRDCQINLLDTPGHQDFSEDTYRVLTAVDSAVMVIDSVKGVEPQTRKLMEVCRMRNTPIITFINKLDREGMAPLDIIDDIENTLQIECAPLSWPIGMGKRFKGTYNLYRKELNLFTPGQERLPDDVLTIRDTSDPRLDEILGSQAAELRQDVELLEGAANPFDMEDFLNGSQTPVFFGSAINNFGVRELLDTFVEIAPPPQPRPAATRMVYPEEKEFSGFVFKIQANMDPAHRDRIAFLRICSGRFERGMRVRHHRTGKTVQLANPITFMAQDREFAEEAWPGDIIGIHNHGTICIGDTFSEKELLWFTGVPSFAPEHFRRVRLKSPLKAKQLKKGVHQLVEEGAIQVFQPVLGSDLILGAVGVLQFDVTMERLKTEYGVDAAYEPAEYAAARWVRCTDKKKLDAFKKACQSHLATDARGELVYLAPTLWRLNYESEQWPDLTFLKTREYQ